From the genome of Rhizobium sp. ZPR4:
CTCGTCGATCTCGGCGGTCGCAGCAACTCCGATGGAGGTGCTCTACGACACGACGAAGGGGGCGGTTCACATGTTCGCCCGCGCCATTGCCGTTGAATTCCGCGATCGCAACATCCGCTGCAATGCCGTATGCCCGGGCTTCATTCGCACGCCGCATGGACTGCGTGAGGTGGCTGAGTTGCAGGCCCTCGGCGTCGATGTCTCGGACGAGGCAATTGCGGCGCAGCAGGGCCGGATCGGCGAGCCCGAAGACGTGGCGCGCGCCGCCCTCTATCTGGCGTCGGATGATTCCAATTTCGTCAACGGCATCCATCTCTTCGTCGACAATGGCTTCACCGCCATCTGATCGCAAATAGCAGTGCATCGTCCGAGCAAGTCGATAGTTTTCAATAGGATATGGCTGTCAATTTCGCAGCGCCGATGGTAAGGGAGCTTTACGAATGACTTCACCGCCCCGGGTGCCCATTGAGTACTGCTTGGCAACAGACCGGAATTGATGCGCCGCCGCTAACGGAGAGTGCGCGGGCCGTGCTGCGAACCATTGCAAGCAACGGCCCCGCCACGAGACCGCAATTGAGCGCGGCGCTGATGTTTTCGAAGCCCACCATGTCGGCAGCCGTCAGCGAGCTTGAGCGGCATGACCTGCTTGCGCCGGCCGGGATCAATCGCGGCTCGGTCGGTCGGACCTCCGTCACCTACGGTCTCGGCCCAAAGGCGGGCTTCGTCATCGGCGTCGATTGCGGCACGACCCATATCAACGCGATCGCGCGGGGCCTCGATGGTGCGACGCTCACCACCGTCGAAATGCCGCTTGTCGACAAATCCGCTGACGAACGATTTCTTCTGATAGAAGATGTCATCGCACGGTTGTTTTCGCAGTTTGAAACGCGGTCGACACCGCTGCGCGCAATCGCGATCGCCCTGCCGAACATCATTTCCGCATCTCTTGAAAGAATGTCCGGCCGTGAAGCCTTGATACCGGTTCTGGAGCGGCTGCAAGCCACCTATGGCGCGCCCGTACTGCTTGAAAACAACGTCAACTGCGCAGCCCTTGCCGAATATCACGAAGGATCGGCAAAGCAGTATTCCTTTGCGATCTACATGCAGATCGGCGTGAAGACCGGCATGGGCATCGTGCTGGATGGCCGGCTTTTCCGCGGCTTCAAAGGTGGCGCCGGCGAAATCGGCCACCTGCCCTTTCCGTGGTCGGAGCACGAGCGGCCGAAATGGCAGCAGGTGGAAACCTATATGGGATCTGCAGCCCTTCTGGAGCGCGCCGCAGCAAAATGGCCCGCCGGGGAAGGTACGCCGCCGAAGAGTACCAGCGAACTTTTTGCCCGCGTGGAGCAATCTCCGACTGCGCGCGCCATTGTCGAGCAGCATGCCCGCGATGTCGGGAACCTCGCTGCCGCCTGCGTCAGCGTGCTCGATCCGCAACTGATCGTTCTTGGTGGCGGCGTCGGGCAAAACCCGCAATTGCTGCCCGGCGTCAGGGATGTGGTGAAGGAATTGTGCTGGCCGGTGGAAGTGGTCAATGGCCAGCTATCGAACCAGGCGACGGTTCTTGGCGCTGTGCGTCTCGCCATCGACTTTGCCATGGCGAGACTTTTGGGAGAGGAAGGCAAGACTGCTTTCCTCTATCCGAGCGCACTGACCATGGATCAGATCAACATCTGAGCAAGGCTCAGAAGTCGCGCTTGGTATCGGTCTGGCGGTAGCGGAATTCGCAGACCGGCAAGCCCGCATCTTCCGACAGCGTCGCAATCAGCAACTGCGCTGGGATGGCCTGCAAGATGGCATCGCCAATGCCTTCGGAGAAGGCCGGCACATGGATGACGACGAGATTGTCACCATCCACGATATCGGTCCGTGCGGTGACGAGAACCGAGGGGATGCCGAAGCCGGCGAGATCCTGCGCAAGCTTGACCTCACGGCCATTGCCGAAGAGCAGCACGCCGCTATCCCTGTCGTTCGGCTCCATCGGCCCATGAAGGAAATTCAGCGTATCCCAATCCTGGGCAGCGACGCGTGCGGCTTCACGCACGAGGAGTGCGGCATAGCCGGCCGTGCCCAACGCCGTGCCCGCGCCCACGCAATCGATAGATTTCTTGCCGGCCAGAAGCCTGGCCGCCTTATCGGCCCGAGCACGCGTCTGTTTCAGGACATCTTCGGCGCGGCTCGAAATTTCACTCCAATTCGTTCCCGATGAACGACCGGCCCTGTCGATGAGCAGAGCTGCGCTCAGCAACGATCCGAGATAGCTCGTCGTATTTGGACCGCTGTCAGCACCGCTTTCGCTTGCGATCATATGCTTCACGACCCGCGAAATCGGCGTGCCGTCTGCCTTCGCAATACCGTAGGATTGAACGCTCGGCCTAAGCTCCATGGCACGCGCCGGTTCTTCACTGCGCCCGGAAGCGGAAAAGGCGATGTAAGCATCGCCGGCATCGACTGACGGGTCGTAGAGATCGGTGCCGGGCAAAGCGAACGCCCGCAAGCCCTGGGAGCGCATCTGCGCCGCGGCAACGACTGCCGCATAAAGGCTTGCGCCGATACCGACAAGAACCGTCGATCCGCGCTTGACTGGCTCGAGATCGAGCGTTTCCAGCCGCTTGGAGACGGCATTGAAGCAGGTGTTGAGAGCAGCGGGCTGCAATGCGATCGCTTCGCGGTAGGGCACTCTGTCTGTCATGGTCATTTCCATCTGTTTGAAGGAGAGGCGGCCGAGCAGATAGCGGCCGCCCCCGAAGATTAGCGGATATCAATCCAGCTTCATGTAGTCGGCAAAGCGCGCGGCATCGTTGATGGTGACCTTGCCGAGCTTGTTTTCGCCAAGACCCCATTTTTCGAAGATCCTGGCGTAGGAGCCATCGTCGATCATCGATTGCATCGCCGCGGCAAGCGCATCGCGCAGCTTCGGGTCATCCTTGCTGACGAGCATCGCCTGGTAACCAACGGCATACTGGGCACCGGTGATGAGTTCCAGCTTCTTGTTGCCCGCGGGCTGATGCTGAAGACTGTAGGCCGCAACACCCGTCGTATCCATGGAAAGATCGACGCGACCGCTCTGCAGAGCGATCTTGATCTGATCGTTCGACGGGAACTGCATGACGTTGAGCGGCTTGTCGGCCGGGCAGAGCGTCTTTTGCTTGTCGAGGAGCTGAAGTGGTATCGAGCCCTGAACGGCGCCGGCGTTGAGCCCGCAGGCATCCTTCAGCTTGTGCACGCCCTTGGGATTGCCCTCCAGCACGATGATGCTGGTGCCCTCAAGCATGTAGTTGACGACATCGACGATCTTTTCGCGTTCGGCAAAATCGCCGAAGGCGGACATGCCCATATCGAAGCGGCCGGCCTGGATGCCCGGAATGATGCTGGCGAACTGCGCCGGCACGTCGGTAAATTTTACGCCGAGGCGAGCGCCCATCTCATCGCGCAGTTCGCGCTCGAGACCGATGATCGTCTTGTTGTCTTCGCCGTAGAAATCGTAAGGCGGAGTCTGCGGCTCCGTCCCGACCTTGATCTCGCCCGCCGACTGGATCTTTTCGGGCAGCATGGCGTGCAGCTTCTGGTCGACGCCATCAGCCCAAGCGGTAGAGCTTGCCACCAAGATTGCAGCGAACATGATTGTGAATTTGGTCTTCCCTGTCATCGGTATTCCCCTTTTTTTCCTGGTGCACGTGAAGGACGTGCGGCCTCATTGCGGTGCCTGCCAGTCAGTGCATCCGCCTCAAAAACGCCAGAGTTCTTTCCTGCCTTGGATTGTCGAGCACCTCGCACGCCGGCCCTTCCTCTACGACGGCACCCTGATCCATGAACACGATCCGATCGGCGACCTCGCGGGCGAAGGAAAGCTCATGAGTGACGACGATCATCGTCATGCCATCGGCGGCAAGCTTGCGCATGACATTCAGCACCTCGCCGACGAGTTCGGGATCAAGTGCGGATGTGGGCTCGTCGAAAAGCATCAGTTTCGGGTTCATTGCCAGCGCTCTGGCGATCGCTACGCGCTGCTGCTGACCGCCGGAGAGCTGATAGGGATAGGCGCTGCCGCGGCCATCGAGATCCACCATCTTCAGGAGCTCGCGCGCCCGGCTCAGAGCCTCCTCGCGCGACTTTCCGCGATTGAGGATCGGTGGCTGAGAAATGTTCGTCAGCACGTCCTGATGGGCGAAAAGATTGAAGCGCTGGAACACCATGCCGATGTCGCGGCGCTGCACGGCAAGCTCTTTGCCGCTCATCTCATGCAAGGCATCACCCCGCTCGTGATAGCCGATCAACTGGCCATCGACGAGAATGCGGCCGGCCGTCATTCGCTCGAGATGATTGATGCATCTGAGGAAGGTGGATTTTCCGCTGCCCGACGGGCCGAGAAGGCAGACGACCTCGCCTTTGCTGACGGAGAGATTGATGCCCTTCAACACTTCGAGCGAGCCGAAGGATTTGTGCACGTCGATCGCCTCGACGATGGGCTTTGCTGAGGTCGATATCATGGGGAGGCTCATCCGTTTCTCCCTTCCGCGCGCATGAGGCGCAGAGCGCCCTGCACGAAGCCGGGCGCCTCGTGTGTCGACTTTCCAAGCCGGCGTTCGATGACGAGCTGGATGGCGGAAGCGATCGTGGTCATCACGAGGTACCAGATGCTGGCGACGATCAGCAGTTCGATGATCAGGAAGTTCCGGGCGTAGATGTTCTGCGCACGCGTCAGCAAATCCTGGGCCGCGACGACGGAGACAAGAGAGGTCGTCTTCAGCATCGAGATCGTCTGATTGCCGATCGGCGGGATGATGACGCGCAGCGCCTGGGGGAAGATGATGCGCAGCATGGATTGGACCGGCGTATAGCCGAGCGCCTTGGCGGCCTCCTGCTGACCATTGTCGACGGCGAGCAAACCGCCGCGAATGATCTCCGCCATATAGGCGGCTTCATTGAGGCTGAGGGCAAGAAGTGCTGCGACGAAGGCCGTAACGATCGAATTGGTGTCGATGTGGACGGAACCGATATCGATGCTCGGAATGAAAAGCTGGATATTGAACCAGAAGATGATCTGGACCAGCAGCGGCGTGCCGCGGAAGAACCAGATATAGAGGCTTGCGAAACCGGATAGCACCGGATTGGATGCAAGCCGCATCGTAGCAAGGATCGCGCCGGCAACGATGCTGATGATCATCGACAGCACGGTGAACAGGATCGTCAGCTTGATCCCATCCAGGATCGTATCGTCGAAGATATATTGCGGCACCGCCGACCAGCTGATGTGGCGGCTTGTGCCGACCATGAATACAAGCAGCGCGACAACCGCGATCAACAGGACAGCGATCACGCGCTGCCCCCAGTTTCGTGCGGGAATGATCTTCTGGGAGGTCATGCGGCTCTCCAATCATCGGCAGTTTTCAGCTCGCCGTCGATATGCGGCGGCGGCAAGGTGGCCGGCAGGTCACCAAGGCTGAGCTTGCGGGCCAGTACCATCGCCCCCGCCACCGGCGGCTCGCTGAGAAGGGTCAGCGCCAGATCAGGCAGACGGTCGCCAAGGGCCATCTTGAAGGCCGCGAGAAGCCGCGGCTGACGGGCAATGACGCCGCCACCGGTGACGACATCGCCACGCGGCGCACCGCGCTGGAGCAATTGCGCTGTGAGCACGGCGAGTGCGGCACCCGCCTCTGTGATGACCTTGTCGGCATATCGTGAACCCGCATCTGCTGCGTCGAATACCAGCGGTGCAAGCCGGCCTATGCCGGCTGCCGATCCGATCTCGCCCAACGCCCGCCCGATCTCGATCGGCGACGATATGGCTAGGGCTTCGATGAGGCTCCGACCGAGGGGATCGAGCGGCTCCCCCTGGTCAAGCGCAAAGCGGATGGTCCGGGCTGCTTCCCGCACAAGACCGCTCGCACTTCCCTCATCACCCAGATACCAACCCCAGCCACCGGATGCGATCATCCTGCGCGCGGCGTCGCGCGAGACCGCAATCGAACCGGTACCGCTGATGACGGAAATGCCGCTCGTCTTGCCCGCGGCCGGCAACAGCAGTTCGGAGTCGTTGAGAACCAGGACCGTGCCGGGCAAGTGCCGGGCAAGCCTTGTCTGCAGTGCAAGCCGATCCTCATCACTGTCGCAGCCATGCGCACCGACGACCGTGATCTTCGGTGTCGCTCCAGTCGTTGCGACAAGCAGCGAAACGAGCGCCTGCGTATCCGCATCATGATCGATGCGAGCCCGCCATTCCGCTGTGTAAACGACCCTCTCGCCAACCGTCTCGCCACCCATCTCAGCGATGAGCTGCGTTTTGGTTCCGCCAATATCAATTCCAGCAATC
Proteins encoded in this window:
- a CDS encoding ROK family transcriptional regulator, which encodes MLRTIASNGPATRPQLSAALMFSKPTMSAAVSELERHDLLAPAGINRGSVGRTSVTYGLGPKAGFVIGVDCGTTHINAIARGLDGATLTTVEMPLVDKSADERFLLIEDVIARLFSQFETRSTPLRAIAIALPNIISASLERMSGREALIPVLERLQATYGAPVLLENNVNCAALAEYHEGSAKQYSFAIYMQIGVKTGMGIVLDGRLFRGFKGGAGEIGHLPFPWSEHERPKWQQVETYMGSAALLERAAAKWPAGEGTPPKSTSELFARVEQSPTARAIVEQHARDVGNLAAACVSVLDPQLIVLGGGVGQNPQLLPGVRDVVKELCWPVEVVNGQLSNQATVLGAVRLAIDFAMARLLGEEGKTAFLYPSALTMDQINI
- a CDS encoding phosphosugar isomerase encodes the protein MTDRVPYREAIALQPAALNTCFNAVSKRLETLDLEPVKRGSTVLVGIGASLYAAVVAAAQMRSQGLRAFALPGTDLYDPSVDAGDAYIAFSASGRSEEPARAMELRPSVQSYGIAKADGTPISRVVKHMIASESGADSGPNTTSYLGSLLSAALLIDRAGRSSGTNWSEISSRAEDVLKQTRARADKAARLLAGKKSIDCVGAGTALGTAGYAALLVREAARVAAQDWDTLNFLHGPMEPNDRDSGVLLFGNGREVKLAQDLAGFGIPSVLVTARTDIVDGDNLVVIHVPAFSEGIGDAILQAIPAQLLIATLSEDAGLPVCEFRYRQTDTKRDF
- a CDS encoding ABC transporter substrate-binding protein, encoding MTGKTKFTIMFAAILVASSTAWADGVDQKLHAMLPEKIQSAGEIKVGTEPQTPPYDFYGEDNKTIIGLERELRDEMGARLGVKFTDVPAQFASIIPGIQAGRFDMGMSAFGDFAEREKIVDVVNYMLEGTSIIVLEGNPKGVHKLKDACGLNAGAVQGSIPLQLLDKQKTLCPADKPLNVMQFPSNDQIKIALQSGRVDLSMDTTGVAAYSLQHQPAGNKKLELITGAQYAVGYQAMLVSKDDPKLRDALAAAMQSMIDDGSYARIFEKWGLGENKLGKVTINDAARFADYMKLD
- a CDS encoding amino acid ABC transporter ATP-binding protein; the encoded protein is MSLPMISTSAKPIVEAIDVHKSFGSLEVLKGINLSVSKGEVVCLLGPSGSGKSTFLRCINHLERMTAGRILVDGQLIGYHERGDALHEMSGKELAVQRRDIGMVFQRFNLFAHQDVLTNISQPPILNRGKSREEALSRARELLKMVDLDGRGSAYPYQLSGGQQQRVAIARALAMNPKLMLFDEPTSALDPELVGEVLNVMRKLAADGMTMIVVTHELSFAREVADRIVFMDQGAVVEEGPACEVLDNPRQERTLAFLRRMH
- a CDS encoding amino acid ABC transporter permease, whose product is MTSQKIIPARNWGQRVIAVLLIAVVALLVFMVGTSRHISWSAVPQYIFDDTILDGIKLTILFTVLSMIISIVAGAILATMRLASNPVLSGFASLYIWFFRGTPLLVQIIFWFNIQLFIPSIDIGSVHIDTNSIVTAFVAALLALSLNEAAYMAEIIRGGLLAVDNGQQEAAKALGYTPVQSMLRIIFPQALRVIIPPIGNQTISMLKTTSLVSVVAAQDLLTRAQNIYARNFLIIELLIVASIWYLVMTTIASAIQLVIERRLGKSTHEAPGFVQGALRLMRAEGRNG
- a CDS encoding BadF/BadG/BcrA/BcrD ATPase family protein, translated to MIAGIDIGGTKTQLIAEMGGETVGERVVYTAEWRARIDHDADTQALVSLLVATTGATPKITVVGAHGCDSDEDRLALQTRLARHLPGTVLVLNDSELLLPAAGKTSGISVISGTGSIAVSRDAARRMIASGGWGWYLGDEGSASGLVREAARTIRFALDQGEPLDPLGRSLIEALAISSPIEIGRALGEIGSAAGIGRLAPLVFDAADAGSRYADKVITEAGAALAVLTAQLLQRGAPRGDVVTGGGVIARQPRLLAAFKMALGDRLPDLALTLLSEPPVAGAMVLARKLSLGDLPATLPPPHIDGELKTADDWRAA